One genomic region from Candidatus Nitrosopumilus koreensis AR1 encodes:
- a CDS encoding tetratricopeptide repeat protein, translating into MVGLFKHPKRQIKKLLKDGEYGEAIKLGKSLESQYSNDHDFMFIMGSVYFIVDDAKKALPYFEKAFQLDPNDVETLTLKTNVHLALEQKNEAIDCCKQILKVDAKNSEAQDLLEELESL; encoded by the coding sequence ATGGTCGGTCTTTTCAAACACCCTAAACGTCAGATAAAGAAATTACTAAAAGATGGTGAATACGGGGAAGCGATTAAACTTGGAAAAAGTTTAGAATCTCAATATTCTAATGATCATGATTTTATGTTCATTATGGGCAGTGTCTACTTTATAGTAGATGATGCAAAAAAAGCACTGCCTTATTTTGAAAAGGCATTCCAACTAGATCCAAATGACGTTGAGACACTTACTCTCAAAACCAATGTACATTTGGCTTTGGAGCAAAAAAACGAAGCAATAGATTGCTGCAAGCAAATTCTAAAAGTAGACGCAAAAAATTCTGAAGCCCAAGACTTGCTTGAGGAACTAGAAAGCCTGTAG